One stretch of Candidatus Bathyarchaeia archaeon DNA includes these proteins:
- a CDS encoding O-acetyl-ADP-ribose deacetylase produces the protein MDTFHIGHAKVLLVKGDITEMTTDAIVNAANSSLMGGGGVDGAIHRKGGPKILEECRKIRQNAYPNGLPTGQAVITTGGNLKAQKVIHTVGPVWRGGTRGEPDLLAWSYVNSLKVAVANRLRSVAFPSISTGVYGYPIERACPVALRAVKRFLESRENSVEEVFFVLFSDFDFNVYKKVASELFP, from the coding sequence ATGGACACATTTCATATTGGTCACGCAAAGGTGTTGCTGGTTAAAGGGGACATAACAGAAATGACTACGGACGCAATTGTTAACGCCGCAAACTCGTCTCTGATGGGCGGCGGAGGCGTCGATGGCGCAATTCACCGAAAAGGCGGACCAAAAATTCTGGAAGAATGCCGAAAAATTCGTCAAAACGCCTACCCAAACGGGCTTCCAACTGGTCAAGCCGTCATCACAACAGGCGGAAATTTGAAAGCCCAAAAGGTTATTCACACGGTTGGTCCTGTTTGGCGAGGCGGAACCCGCGGGGAACCCGATTTGTTGGCTTGGTCGTATGTTAATTCGCTGAAAGTAGCTGTTGCTAACCGGTTGCGTTCAGTTGCTTTTCCTTCGATAAGTACAGGCGTGTATGGCTATCCGATTGAGCGAGCCTGCCCAGTTGCTCTGAGGGCAGTGAAACGTTTTTTGGAGTCCAGGGAGAACAGTGTGGAAGAAGTATTTTTTGTGTTGTTTTCAGATTTTGACTTCAACGTTTACAAGAAAGTGGCTTCTGAACTTTTCCCTTAA
- a CDS encoding LysE family transporter codes for MALITDFPLFLTSVAFISMSGVLLPGPLFAVTIEKSLKRKNAGVLIALGHGLVEFPLMFLIFFLLSEFEIPWYAQAGIGVVGGLLMMYLGVQTFRKRNQPEEKYAGSAQDSLIAGVKTTAANPAFILWWLTVGTALILNAKLFGLAGFTIFAGLHWSCDLVWYTVVAVVIFKSHKFWTPKVHKGITFFCVAILVGFGAWFFSSALWQTLTTLM; via the coding sequence GTGGCTCTTATCACTGACTTTCCGCTGTTTCTTACATCAGTTGCGTTCATATCAATGTCAGGGGTGCTTCTGCCAGGTCCATTGTTTGCGGTTACAATTGAGAAATCCCTAAAACGCAAAAACGCTGGGGTACTCATCGCTTTGGGACACGGGCTGGTTGAATTTCCTTTAATGTTTCTGATTTTCTTTTTGCTAAGTGAATTTGAAATCCCCTGGTACGCACAGGCGGGCATCGGCGTCGTGGGCGGTTTACTCATGATGTATCTGGGGGTGCAGACGTTTAGGAAACGCAACCAGCCTGAAGAGAAATACGCTGGCTCAGCTCAGGATTCCCTTATTGCAGGAGTCAAAACCACAGCTGCCAACCCCGCTTTCATTTTGTGGTGGCTAACCGTAGGAACCGCGCTGATTTTGAATGCGAAACTGTTTGGGCTAGCAGGTTTCACCATTTTCGCGGGGCTTCACTGGTCATGTGACTTGGTATGGTATACGGTGGTGGCTGTGGTGATTTTTAAGTCCCACAAATTCTGGACCCCAAAAGTGCACAAAGGCATCACCTTTTTCTGCGTCGCCATACTAGTTGGGTTTGGTGCGTGGTTCTTCAGCTCAGCCCTTTGGCAAACCCTAACCACCCTTATGTAG
- a CDS encoding DUF367 family protein has protein sequence MERTLSINITIYHANQCDPKRCTALKLKRHGLARIVKQTRWLPKRAIVLNPFAKTAFSPADRERVAEAGLVALDCSWEHAEKVLSHHVRGTSRCLPVLIAGNPTNFAKATKLSTVEALAGALYIAGFQEEAKQLLSVFTWGHTFFELNASLLDAYAATKDSAEVVAVMQNKLGGKT, from the coding sequence GTGGAAAGAACACTTAGCATCAACATAACTATCTACCACGCGAACCAATGCGACCCCAAACGCTGCACCGCCCTAAAACTCAAAAGACACGGTCTAGCCCGAATAGTAAAGCAGACGCGGTGGCTCCCTAAACGAGCAATAGTGCTCAACCCATTTGCCAAAACTGCATTTTCGCCCGCCGACCGAGAACGCGTTGCTGAAGCTGGTCTTGTGGCATTAGATTGCAGTTGGGAGCACGCAGAAAAGGTTCTGTCACACCATGTACGCGGAACCTCCCGTTGTCTGCCTGTTTTGATCGCAGGCAACCCAACCAACTTTGCCAAAGCCACCAAGCTGAGTACGGTTGAGGCGTTGGCTGGCGCCCTTTACATCGCGGGTTTTCAGGAGGAAGCCAAGCAGCTGCTTTCAGTTTTCACGTGGGGCCACACATTCTTTGAACTCAACGCGTCCCTGCTAGACGCTTATGCGGCAACCAAAGACAGCGCCGAAGTGGTCGCGGTAATGCAAAACAAGTTGGGCGGAAAAACGTAA
- a CDS encoding class I SAM-dependent methyltransferase — MTTHKPSEWQKIDHAFAYLAKADKLPHRTEAEQVMLQQLPLRVHRILDLGSGNGRTLALVKLKHPQAEGVALDFSEPMLEQARKRFKDDPSVTVIQHDFSLPLPDSLGCFDAVVSSLAIHHLTHERKKTLYREVFGLLNSGGIFCNLEHVSSPTDALHLRFIEQVGQTPETEDPSNKLLDVETQLKWLGEIGFVDVDCYWKWLELALLVGFKP; from the coding sequence ATGACAACTCATAAACCCAGCGAGTGGCAAAAAATCGACCACGCCTTTGCGTATTTGGCAAAAGCAGACAAACTTCCTCACCGCACCGAAGCAGAACAAGTGATGCTTCAACAGCTTCCTCTTCGCGTCCACAGAATTCTTGACTTGGGGTCAGGCAACGGTCGAACGCTTGCTCTGGTGAAACTCAAGCACCCCCAAGCGGAAGGAGTTGCCTTGGATTTTTCGGAGCCAATGCTTGAGCAAGCGCGCAAACGCTTCAAGGATGACCCTTCCGTTACGGTTATTCAGCATGATTTCAGCTTGCCCTTACCTGACTCTCTTGGCTGCTTTGATGCTGTCGTTTCAAGTTTAGCCATTCACCATCTTACGCATGAACGCAAAAAGACGCTTTATCGAGAAGTGTTTGGGTTGCTTAACTCGGGCGGCATATTCTGTAACTTAGAACATGTTTCATCCCCGACCGACGCACTGCATTTGCGTTTTATTGAGCAAGTCGGACAAACACCTGAAACAGAAGACCCATCTAACAAGTTGCTGGACGTTGAAACTCAGCTGAAATGGCTGGGAGAAATCGGCTTTGTTGATGTAGATTGTTATTGGAAATGGCTTGAACTCGCGCTTTTAGTGGGGTTCAAACCATAA
- a CDS encoding transcription factor S gives MKRKGVNMEFCPECGSRLVPKKTENGVSIVCPKCSYVKPAKETPTEAKVGSKVIKHDLQQQLTIIGKEDQVNTLPTMRMECPKCGNMQVYVWQVQTRGGDEASTQFFRCTKCNHTFREYT, from the coding sequence TTGAAGAGAAAAGGTGTTAACATGGAGTTTTGCCCTGAATGCGGTTCACGGCTTGTACCCAAAAAAACCGAAAATGGCGTTTCAATCGTCTGCCCAAAATGCAGCTATGTTAAACCCGCAAAAGAGACGCCAACAGAAGCTAAAGTAGGAAGCAAAGTCATTAAGCATGACCTGCAACAGCAATTAACCATAATCGGAAAAGAAGACCAAGTTAATACCCTGCCAACCATGCGTATGGAGTGCCCCAAATGCGGAAACATGCAAGTGTACGTCTGGCAGGTGCAGACTCGCGGTGGAGATGAAGCGTCTACACAGTTTTTCCGATGCACTAAATGTAACCATACCTTCCGCGAATACACATAA